The following nucleotide sequence is from Corylus avellana chromosome ca7, CavTom2PMs-1.0.
CCTTTGCCTACAcaaatctcttttcttttgtattattattCCTAGCCCCCTTCCCCTTTGGTTTGTTTTTAAGTGCCTCTCTAGGGCCTTGGGGAGTTTTCACTAAAATACCAACAAAAAGGAAAGGATATTAGGGTTCCCCAAAAAGGGCCGAAGCAACCTATTTATAGAGGCATTTTCATGTTGCCTTGGTTAATAATTAACTATGGTGGTTGAGTTTAGGGCTATTAGGGTGAAGGGCTTTTGTggaaagtaaaaatatatatatttgaaaggcTTAGTTGTCCCTGTCTCaatggaataaaaaaatatatgtatggGTTCAAATCTTGTGACCCCACTAATTATCTCAAGAGATATTATCATAAACTCTATAGGTTTTTAGGCATTAATAGAAATGCATTTGGTAGGATAAAACTTGTTCCATATcacttttgttttctctttaaaatttttttaaaaaaaaaaattaaaaattaacaaatagtGATATGAAATAATGCAAGCCAACTGTGGACCCACTAGCCCTCGGACATAGGGAAGTCAAACAACCCACAAGAACGATCAAATGTCCCCTCGATATGGATCTTATGGAGGGTTTGCTGAGGGACGATATTTCGGCCGATAGTCCTCTCAAGAGTCGTATGAACCGACGAACCACTCACCAACAATAGCCTAAACATGATAAGAAAGCAATAATAGGAAAAAGCATCCTCTCATATACAGCTTTGCCTATTTAGGGCCTTTAGGCCTAACGCTCTAGATACAAAGATATTTATGGGAATCTGTTGCCTTCCATGTATAGATCCCCTACATCTGCCGTTTACCATATCAAGCCTACTTGCCTTACCAGTGGAAGTCCTATAAGGAGGGTTACAAACCATAGTTTGATTGACACATCCATTTCCCCCTTATTTCCCTTATAGCCTCTTAACTTTTCAAAGATTATCCTATTTATTAAGCATCGGAGTGTCCACCGCCAACATAACCCAATGAATCACTCATGTTTGTTTTTACTTGTCTGTGCAGATATTCTTAGCCAAATTATCGGATGCAGTCAGCTCTATCAACAATTTGGCTTCTTCATTGGGAACCGTCAAAGCATTCACTAGCACCAATGACTTTGGACTTTAGTTATAATAACTATTAATTATATTGTGAATCATTGTATTATCCATGAAATAAACTATGGTCTCAAACTTGAATCTATAATGTTGTGTGGTGCACtaccatttgaaaaaagaagTCAAGAGTCTTGGGTATGTGCACACTAATATATACATACTTGAGCCTATGGCCCACTTTACTTTTAGTGTTTCATGCTTTGGATCTTAGGGCTAGAATGGTTGACGCAACCATCTTTTAAATGTACTACTCTACATACCAAATATGAACTTAAgtgtttatttttctacctGTAAAATATTATTGGTTTACTCTCAGGGGTTCAAATTAGAGTATTGCAAGGCTTTGAATCGTTGAGCGAAGTCTCATAAAAGCAGATTTTTGTGTAGATAATTAATTTTAGGCGCTATGAGAGATACttcaaattaattatctttgttaattaattatgggGGCGTTACATCCCCTCTATACTAGAATGACATGGACAATAGACAGGTATTGGGACCAGAGATAATGCAAGACACACAAGACAAGACCACCTTGATCAAACAAGCAAATGCCTATAGCACAAAGTTGCCATAAGAATTATGCGAATTATGCCAACAACCGACAACGAGGGTTTAAAAAGCCCAACATATAGTTTAAATAGGTAACATCAGGTTAATTGTGCACctacatgctttttttttaaggtaacaattttcaaaacttcaatttaaaaatcaaaacaaagcaTCTCAATTAAATAGTACAATGTTATGGATAAAAACACGGTAATCTTTCATCAAAACTTGCTCTTTCATCCAAACTTGCTCTTATATATGCTTGTTGGATTGTTGCCTTTGCTAGATGATGAGCTATAATGTTTGCATTCCTTTTGGTGTGTCTCACATACCATGATTAAAGACTATAGAGTACCACCTCTGCATCATCAATCAACTGCCCATAACGACTCCAACGATTTCTTTTTCTGTCTTTGGGCATTGTTTGAAAATAACTTGAAGTTTATTTGGATTCTAAATTCTTTCGTACCTAGGAAATAGTATCCACCGATTATGAATATGAGTCATTATCTGCAACACTTACAAATACTCACAAATTCAAACCAATTTAAATCCCATTACATCAATGTGAAATTTGCAATCTCAAATCTCAGtaacttgaccaaaaaaaacTACTGTATTTAATATGTGAAATGATCTCCATGGGCAAAAGCTATCACTTGGGTTGAACTTTGAAGCTACTATAATTTCCTTTAACAACAATACCTACACACAAAACTCCAACTACAATACAATTTTTGCTTCTTAGCAACATGGAATTTCCATTTTTACATATAATAACTCTATCAGCCATGATTTCATTCAGTTTTGAATGTTGACCATACTATACATTGGAGGCTAGGCTGGTGAAATTTTACTTGGGATTGGCTTAAACTTCTCTGTAAGTAACACAATTCTGCAGTGTCATGCTTGGCATTAGTAGTATGGAATTCTGAATGTCAAAGGCAGCACCCGAGCTTTAAAGTTTATCAAATTCTTCATCTTGTCCGCTCCACTTCCGCATCCGTACTGATGCTTGTTCAACCTGCAAGTccaatttaaatgattaaagacAGGATATGGCATTTGCTTGATCCTCATAGTTAGATTTTGTGGAAGTTTTGATTTCTTAGCATTCCACATTCCACATGCAACTTCTCTAGTCCTTATGTTGAAAATGTATAGTTATTGTTTAAGGAATCTTACAGTATgtgaaatattataaaattctCACCTCCTCCTTCCAGTTGGTTCTATAAATGATAACCAAGAGGATCAGTGTCTGCAAGAATGTCCCACATATCATGCCAATCCAGATTCCCTACAACAACaggaaaaaatcaaattaatcttCTATTCTATGTATTATGGTAGCCATAAATATAGATAAAGCAATGAAAGTATATGGTATGAGAGTAAAATAATCACATTGTTTCTGAGCATGATATGGTGTGAACAAATTATAAAGTTAGCATAACTTCTTTAGTTTCACTATTAAAATGACTTATTGATATAGTTAAtcaaagtgacactttacctccACCCTTAATTTCGATTTGTAACCGAGAAGAAAACCGAAAGGGAGCCCTACAATGTAGTAACAAAACAAGTTTATATAAGCCACTAAAGCTTGCCAGCCTCCTCCAACAGCAACACCTGCAAAAACAGCATGATTATTGCATGTTTTCCTGTGCTAGACAACATTTGTGTGCATAGTTCTACTCTTAGCTATTTCTTTTACCTGATATAACTGGCTGCACACTATTAAGTAGCATGGTTATGCCAAGAAGGAATGCTAACCGAGAAACGGCACGCTGCATCTCTTTGCTATCAGTAAAGAGGATAGCAAAATGGTCTTTAGTAAGCAAGATAATGGATGCGAAGCAAATCCCAATGAGAAGAGACTGAACGACTGTGACGATGACCGAGTACTTTGCCGCTCTGGGGTGTCCAGATCCAAGTTCATTGGAAACCCTAACACtagaaatgaataaaaaaaaatatatgtaattcaTGAGCCAAGAAGAATAGCATAAGatgttgaagaaaaataaaattctaccTGATAGCTGCATTTATGCCAATAAACAACATGCCTTCCCACCCATTCACATTCATGCTGAAACATggtaaacaaaacaaaatttaaaaaattgattatgcATAGATTCAGAAAAGAGCATTTGAAAGGCATAGTACTGCAGCATATACCAATGTCAGCACTACTGATTTGGATGTGTAGTGAAATTAACACAAATCTCACATACGGTTTTACTAAGAATGATTAAGGTAAGAGATGTTGTGTAGTTTTGGAAAAACATCTTTAATAATGTCAAAACCTTTTAATGTATATAACTTTCCAATTGATTCACAAGGTCTTGAAAGGTTGTAAATCAAAGTAAAGGAGTTTCTTGAAATAACTGTTATCTCACCAGATTGAAAGTGAGCCAACTGCAATAATAGGATTAGCTAGGTGTCCAGTGAGAACAATTATCGTCATGAAATACCAAATCTCTAGGCAAAGCATCACAGCAGAAGCAATGGAGAGTCTGACGAAGGCCCAAATCTCCTTGAAGGCTAACCATGACAATCCCTTCCACCCATCCTTGCACCAACCAACAATATAAACCACCTGACTCAAAGCAATACCCCACGCCGAGATGTCATAGGCGGCAGCAGCACCGGCAGTTCCCCAGCCAAACACTTTAATGAAGAGATATAGGATGCCAATGTGTACAAATAAAGCCACAAAGCCAAGCCATGCCAGAATTCCAACATTGCTTTGCGCCTGCAAGAACTTCTGCGTAGGAAAGTTGAAAGCAAGTGAAAACATTTGAGGGATAATCTGTATAGAGAACTTCCCAGCAAGCTCTGCAATGTCATCTTCTTGTCCAAGGAGTTTTAGGATTGGAGTGGCGAATACGTAAAGGGGCATTATGCACAAACAGGTAACAAATAGAATTATCCAAGAACGTTGCATATATACGCCTAGCATTTCCACTTGCCCGGCACCAAATGCCTGACCACATAATGTCTCCAATGCACTTCCCATTCCAAGCTGCGATTTCGTGTTATGCATCACATTAATGGTTTAACCATGTGATAACAGATGAAAAAACCGCAGCATGCAAATAAACAAATGTTCAGACATAAGGGTAGTGATAACACAAGAGAGCCAATcaagaaaaagttaaaagcTCATGCTTCATTTGACATTGAGAAAtccataaaaacaaaattttaatctGTTCTTTGATTCTAAGGACTTATTTCCTTACCTAGgttcaatatattttcaaaatggttttgaaaagaaacaaaaatagaatTACTGTAGAGAACTTGTAAGATTATACACCCAAACCCAATGAGATCAAATAATTATGGTCATCAAAGGTTACTCAAACGTTAACacaaaaaattactacaaaaccaTAAAGAACAATGCAGAAGATGTACATGCATGAATACAACAAAagctagaaaaaagaaatatacagATGTTGGAAGAAGCTAACCAAGAAGCCAAAAGAGAAGTTTGCAATGACAGAAAGGGAAATGGCAACAGCAGAGAGCTCGACATCTCCGATGTGTCCAACAAACATAGTGGTAAAAGAATTGATCCCATAATTGCACCAAATGTTAAATGCTATAGGGCCTGCAATTGTCCATAGCTTTGTGGTCTCTGAACACCATACATACTTAAtgtctttaaaattttgtataggAGGATAATCTCCAGCATCGGTCCCAATTAACGTTGTGGGAGCATGGTGGAGCTCCAGGGCTTCCGAGGCAATGATACCATCTATCAATGGTGATGCACTTCGTGACCCTTGTGCTTGCCCAGGTGATGATCCAGCAGAGGATGAACTAGTCCTTTCCTCTGCTTTGAGTAcctcattttcttgtttttccccTATTTTTGCAGCTTTTAATGCACCCTTTGTCCTGGTTTTACACTTTGAGGTGTTAGAttgaatgaatatgaaaaaatCTTAATCTcccattttcttgtttttcagtTGGATTTTTGTAGAAATATTTATGCGGGTAGAGTAGTGGCAACATTTGCCAGTAGCTATAATTCAGGCTGGCCACAAAAGTAAATTAGCacataagagagagagatgactgATTCTCCTTTAAGGGAGAAGAAGTTAGTTTTCAGTCATTTGTTATGTCAAGTCTGATCCAATTTATCAtaacaaacaattaattaaCGGTACTCTAAtaatacaccaaaaaaaaaaaaaaaactaggccAGTTAACCACAATCTTACGAGTTACTTTAcgggtaaagtccatttaattTCCTCAAATTACTATTCcgatgacaatttaccccccaaactaccaaaacaatgacaatgtacccccaatttttttttaaaaaaaaatgacgaaatcacccttactaaaataaaaataaaaatactaaattttaatttttttttcaaaattttaagggtattttagtctttttgaaaattctataggggtaattttatcattttgctagcattggagggtacattatcattgtttttgtagttttgacggtaaattatcgtaattgataatttggggggTTGATTGTCATTagaatgatagtttgagggggttaagtggactttacccttacTTTAttataaaatctaaaaaaataatgtaagtAGGACCAACATTAAATAATGACCCTTTATTCATTAAAGATCAATTAAAGATCAGGATCTTCTATAATCACTTAGTTATTGTACCGTATATATTCTTTCAATCCTAGTCATTATTTTCAACTTAAATGTTCGTTAAAGTTTTGTTACATAAATATTTACTATTTTCATCTCATCTCAATATttattttagggtaaagtccacttaacctcctcaaaccACCATTCTAATGATAATCTACatttcaaactatcaattacaacaatttacctctcaaactaccaaaacaatgacaatgtaccccccccaatgctagcaaaataacaaaattacccttataaaattttcaataagacaaaaatacccataatcaaaataaaatttagtatttttatttttatttttattttagtaagggtaattttgtcattttttaaaaatttggagtacattgtcattgttttggtaatttgaggggtaaattgtcgtaattgatagtttggggagtatattgtcattgaggtggtaaTTTAAGGGGGTTAAATGAACTttatcctttattttattttaccacATTTTACAAGTGATGAGTGATGATAGGATAAAATcccaattatttaatttaaatttaaaaatattaaaatttaaataattatacatCCTTACCCAATTTTAGGTAGTCGTTGGACTTAACTCCTAACCAATTTACAAAGTTTTGACAATGGAGAAGATTCGCTTTGGACCCTTGAGATTTGGATAAGTGTAATAACTTACCGACCGATATTGCATGCAATACAGATAACTCATGTGAAAAACATACCATTTTAGACACAGGCAGCTCATAACACCCTATTCTTGTCCGACCCATGTTATGCAAGAAATACAGTAAGAGTGGCCCAAAGTAGACTCAAGTGCCGGCGGGTGTGATAATTGACAAAAATGCTTTCATGGACCAAAAGAATATTGAAGTTATGAAAATGATTCAAACTTGAGGAAAATGTAGTGGGTCAGACATAAAATGGGAGGTCCACAAATTTGCTTCAATGATAGTTCACAATTGTTCCACCCAAGTCATTTATTTGCATGAAAATTTTGTATAACTAATTTGGTAAGGAAAAGTGTTGCTAAGgataatgtaatttttatagaaatttttgaaaaaattttctaaTCAATAACTAGTGAAAAATTGGGTTGTGTCCTCAATTATATAAAGTTTTGGCTCCGCCATTGCGCATGGCTCGGAGGTAGTTGTAAATAAGTTAATATAAAAGGTAACACGTTAGCCACTGCTCAAAGTTTTGTTTAAAGGGTTCGTTTGagtatgtaattttttttttttttctattaagaaaaaaaaaagttgagattatgtttgaattgtttaaagaatataaaatttaagaatataaaaatatatatattacaaaagcATTTGAAAAGGTAAAGTTATTAAATTACcggttatcccaaaagcttaagcttacaggaatatgtaaatttaatcacttaaccattactttaacacttcctCTCACGTGTGAGCTTAAACTCTATTttcacgtgaaatatttaatttaaatagggaaGAATTGACGAAGTCATGGTTCGATCCCatgacctttggctttgatactatgaagaaattcgtgggcttaattcatctcataaaaccggtttgAGGGTTGTCTATTCCTTATAAATATGTTtaagatcttgtccacagacaatgtgagattattcctcaGCAAGAGTAACAATTTTGAACTTTAAAGAGAACTTGAAAATCAGCCTACAAATTTTCTTGGCCCAATCCCATAAATTTGTGTGGGCTACCGGCTACCCGGCCCCAATCTCCGGTTTTCCGGCAgagaattctaaaaaaaattgggagagaATGAGAGACAGCTCGAGGCACAAGATTCACCTGTTTGAGCACCTCGAGCCCCAATTTTCTGTCCCAATTTCCTGGAAGGAATTCAAAATCCGGTCCGACCTAATCATTCATACCACATGTTAGGCAGATAAGACAAAGAacagtttttttatattttttatttttaaagaggATGTTCAGATGTCTCCATGAACCAACTATGAGCACAAAAAGTTCgtgaagaaaagaattaaaacccCTTTCTTTGGGGGactattgttttctttttctcttggcCCTCTTTCTTTTGCCACTAGAAAGTCCTGAAAAGGAAACCCATGATCCTTCACTCAAGCACACCACTACCCAATAGGTTAAAAGTGGGACATGGGCATTATATTATATGatttaaaaccaaaaagcaaaagctAGATGCAGCAATTAAAGgcacccaaaaaaagaaaaaaaaaaaaaaaaaacccaaatagggcacatctctctctctctgaaaaagCACCTAGATGTAATGTCAAAGCTGTGATGATGATTTATGTAAAATATCAAACACTCGCCTAACCCCACCAACCATTGAAAGGAAAAGAGATGCTCATGGACACA
It contains:
- the LOC132186591 gene encoding protein DETOXIFICATION 34; the protein is MGRTRIGCYELPVSKMCKTRTKGALKAAKIGEKQENEVLKAEERTSSSSAGSSPGQAQGSRSASPLIDGIIASEALELHHAPTTLIGTDAGDYPPIQNFKDIKYVWCSETTKLWTIAGPIAFNIWCNYGINSFTTMFVGHIGDVELSAVAISLSVIANFSFGFLLGMGSALETLCGQAFGAGQVEMLGVYMQRSWIILFVTCLCIMPLYVFATPILKLLGQEDDIAELAGKFSIQIIPQMFSLAFNFPTQKFLQAQSNVGILAWLGFVALFVHIGILYLFIKVFGWGTAGAAAAYDISAWGIALSQVVYIVGWCKDGWKGLSWLAFKEIWAFVRLSIASAVMLCLEIWYFMTIIVLTGHLANPIIAVGSLSICMNVNGWEGMLFIGINAAISVRVSNELGSGHPRAAKYSVIVTVVQSLLIGICFASIILLTKDHFAILFTDSKEMQRAVSRLAFLLGITMLLNSVQPVISGVAVGGGWQALVAYINLFCYYIVGLPFGFLLGYKSKLRVEGIWIGMICGTFLQTLILLVIIYRTNWKEEVEQASVRMRKWSGQDEEFDKL